Part of the Mycolicibacterium thermoresistibile genome, CCGGTAGCGGCGGTTGGACTCCTCAGCCGTGCCGAAGCCCGAGTACTGCCGGAAGGTCCACAGCTTGCCGCGGTAGCCGCTCGCGAAGTTGCCGCGGGTGAAGGGATAGGTGCCCGGCGGTGGCGGCTCGTGTGGGCGATCGTCGGGCCCGTACACCGGCTGCAGCGGGATGCCGGAGGAGGTCTGCACTGGGTCGCTCATCACCCGATAACGTACTTCCAAAAAATGAGAATGCCAATACCGTTGTTCGTAAACGGCCACGTCCGGCCCCCGCGCCGACCGGCCCCCCGGCGACCACCCGGTCCCGCGGCATCCGGTCAGGTGGACCGGGGTGACGCCGAGGACGACGACATGCGAGTATGTCGCTTGCAGAAAATGAGAACGTCAATACCATCGGTCCCGGACCTAGGAGTGCAATGTGAGTAGCGCCGACGCATCGTTCACCGACCGGACCATGGTCATCTCCGGGGCCAGCAGGGGCATCGGGCTGGCCATCGCGGTCGGCGCCGCCCGCCGGGGCGCGAACGTGGTGCTCCTGGCCAAGACCGCCGAACCGCACCCCAAACTGGCCGGCACCGTACACACCGCGGTGGCCGAGATCGAGGCCGCGGGCGGCAAGGCCGTCCCGGTTGTCGGCGATGTCCGCAGGGAAGAGGACGTGCAACGCGCGGTGGACACCGCGGTGGAGCACTTCGGCGGGGTGGACATCTGCGTCAACAACGCCAGCGCGATCGCCACCGAACCGACCGAGCAGCTGTCGGCGAAGAAGTTCGATCTGATGCAGCAGATCAACATCCGCGGCACCTTCCTGCTCACCAGAGCCTGTCTGCCGCATCTGCGCAAATCGGCGGCCGGGCACGTGCTGACCATCTCTCCGCCGCTGAACATGAACCCGCACTGGCTCGGCGCACATCCGTCCTACACGTTGTCCAAGTACGGGATGACGCTGCTGTCGCTGGGCTGGGCCAACGAGTACACCGCCGAGCGCGGCGGCGCGCACATCGGCTTCTCGTGTCTGTGGCCGCAGACCTATATCGCCACCGCGGCGGTGACCAATCTCGCCGACGGGCAGGACCTGGTGAAGCGCTCCCGCAGCCCGGAGATCATGGCCGATGCGGCCGTCGAGATCCTGTCCCGCCCGCCGGCCGAGGTGAACGGCAACTGCTACATCGACGCCGATGTCCTCACCGCGGCCGGGATCACCGACTTGACCCGTTACGGCGGGGGCGATGACCCGATCATTGATATCTTCGTTGACCTATCATGAGCATCTCACTGCTGCTGGAGATGGCAGCTTCCAGCAATCCCGACCGCATCGCCGTCGTCTCGGACCAGACCCGGCTCACCGCAGCCGAATTGAGCGAACTGGCCGACCGGGCCGCCGGCGTGATCGCCGGCTCCGGGGTCCGTCACGTGGCCTACGTGGGCACCGGTGGCCATCTGTTGCCACTGCTGCTGTTCGGATCGGCCCGGGCGAACGTTCCCGTCACCCCGCTGAACTACCGGTTGTCCGCCGAGGGTCTGCGCGAGCTGATCGACCGGCTGCCCGATCCGCTGGTGATCACCGATCCGGAATACCGCGAGGTCGTCGGCGACGCCGGTGAGAAGGTGCTGACCTCCGACGAGTTCGTCACGGCCGCCCGCGCCGGCGAGCCCGCGGCCGAGTTCGCCGATCCCGACGACGTCGCGGTGGTGTTGTTCACCTCCGGGACGACGTCGCGGCCGAAGGCGGTCGAGCTCACCCACAACAATCTGACCAGCTATGTCACCGGCACCGTCGAATTCGATTCGGCGGCAACCGAGGACGCCGCACTGATCTGCGTGCCGCCGTATCACATCGCCGGCGTCGGAGC contains:
- a CDS encoding SDR family oxidoreductase; this encodes MSSADASFTDRTMVISGASRGIGLAIAVGAARRGANVVLLAKTAEPHPKLAGTVHTAVAEIEAAGGKAVPVVGDVRREEDVQRAVDTAVEHFGGVDICVNNASAIATEPTEQLSAKKFDLMQQINIRGTFLLTRACLPHLRKSAAGHVLTISPPLNMNPHWLGAHPSYTLSKYGMTLLSLGWANEYTAERGGAHIGFSCLWPQTYIATAAVTNLADGQDLVKRSRSPEIMADAAVEILSRPPAEVNGNCYIDADVLTAAGITDLTRYGGGDDPIIDIFVDLS